Proteins found in one Streptomyces sp. NBC_00461 genomic segment:
- a CDS encoding methylated-DNA--[protein]-cysteine S-methyltransferase, producing the protein MDSDGQYEQQVVWAVVGTGIGPLLLAATREGLVNVVFHATGAARDKALDRLASRLGCQPVEAPGSPLLTEAIRQVEAYFAGDRRDFKLALDWSLISGFNRQVLRELASGVPYGAVVGYGDLAGRVGQPGAAQAVGVAMGSNPLPVVVPCHRVVESDGGIGGFGGGLETKRKLLALEGVLPEPLF; encoded by the coding sequence ATGGACAGCGATGGGCAGTACGAACAGCAGGTCGTGTGGGCGGTGGTCGGCACCGGGATCGGCCCGCTGCTGCTGGCCGCGACCCGCGAAGGCCTGGTCAACGTCGTGTTCCACGCCACCGGGGCGGCACGCGACAAGGCGCTCGACCGGCTGGCGTCGCGGCTGGGCTGCCAGCCCGTCGAGGCACCCGGCTCGCCGCTGCTGACCGAGGCGATACGCCAGGTCGAGGCGTACTTCGCGGGCGATCGGCGCGACTTCAAGCTGGCGCTGGACTGGTCGCTGATCTCGGGCTTCAACCGGCAGGTACTGCGCGAACTGGCCTCGGGTGTCCCGTACGGCGCGGTGGTGGGCTATGGCGACCTCGCAGGGCGGGTGGGCCAGCCGGGCGCGGCCCAGGCGGTCGGGGTGGCGATGGGGTCCAATCCGCTGCCGGTCGTCGTGCCCTGTCACCGGGTGGTGGAGAGCGACGGGGGCATCGGCGGGTTCGGGGGCGGGCTGGAGACGAAGCGCAAGCTGCTCGCTCTGGAGGGGGTACTGCCCGAGCCGCTGTTCTGA
- a CDS encoding VOC family protein: protein MTDNTTRLDHVVLWVHDPVAAAGFYEKAVGLRPLRTSEFSAGKAPFPSVRLNDETIIDLMPHTMAEHMTMLPGAPESAGHPVNHVCLALPGDDFDALHSRLAERSVPVSEFSYDSYGARGKARRSFYFRDPDGNVFEARHYD from the coding sequence ATGACGGACAACACGACACGTCTCGATCATGTCGTCCTGTGGGTACACGACCCGGTCGCCGCGGCCGGCTTCTACGAGAAGGCCGTCGGGCTGCGCCCCCTCAGGACCAGCGAGTTCTCCGCAGGGAAGGCGCCGTTCCCCTCGGTACGGCTCAACGACGAGACCATCATCGACCTCATGCCCCACACCATGGCGGAGCACATGACGATGCTCCCCGGCGCCCCCGAAAGCGCGGGCCACCCGGTCAACCACGTCTGCCTGGCCCTGCCCGGTGACGACTTCGACGCCCTGCACAGCCGCCTGGCGGAACGCTCCGTCCCCGTCTCGGAGTTCTCGTACGACTCCTACGGCGCCCGCGGGAAGGCCAGGCGCAGCTTCTACTTCCGCGACCCGGACGGAAACGTCTTCGAGGCCCGGCACTACGACTGA
- a CDS encoding TerD family protein has protein sequence MTAELVRGQNHSLSQARLEIRVSAGAPVVASATLSDEHGRARGVEWVAHPGAPTLPGLEVSKQAAADHRLAVDLGAMPEAVHRVNVLLALPTGGGGPVRFGAVAAPFVAVTGLDGTEVASYTITGLDAESAVVALELYRRQGAWKVRAVGQGYAGGLAELFADQGLSEAHQLAGTINEAVAQGLARSVPAPPQRTADGDRTRQAAAPALGPDQGGPAPQATPGHAIPQPTSPYGPQGTQSGYPANPSAATQPSVPHVGSPVDYSHPGRQNAAPPPPPPTAPQAPPGQPAQPVAGDATGWSMDERLYNQVWGMFEDLARTAAAYRSAVDFADSRMEKELDQALSDPRSRIGGQGDAAREAARVKHAQLVDQARQALDRDLAQLAAESDVVEPALPPAYARWDNPVWHAYRVPMEIPMALRLGDLYLPESELLRIPMLVRLPLERGLWIDSGRTGSLDESYADAHAPGRLAMDTAVALAVRLLAVYPAGEFAVHVIDPAGSGAQALAPLVRTGLLASPPAPGAAGVSDVLTRLTQRVDLVQMAVRGGAADSLPPGFDTAEQLLIVNDFPHGFDDRAVTQLRYLADEGPAVGVHLMMVADREEAAGYGPLLDPLWRSLMRLTPLPDDHLADPWVGHAWTYEPALVPPGSQVLQQVLSQIAQGRTKYM, from the coding sequence ATGACGGCCGAGCTGGTGCGGGGGCAGAACCACTCGCTCTCCCAGGCCCGTCTGGAGATCCGGGTCTCGGCCGGTGCACCGGTCGTGGCCTCGGCCACGCTCAGCGACGAGCACGGCAGGGCCCGCGGCGTGGAATGGGTGGCGCATCCGGGTGCCCCCACTCTCCCGGGGCTGGAGGTCTCCAAGCAGGCCGCCGCCGACCACCGTCTCGCGGTGGACCTGGGCGCCATGCCGGAGGCCGTGCACCGCGTCAATGTGCTGCTCGCCCTGCCCACCGGAGGCGGGGGACCGGTCCGCTTCGGCGCCGTGGCGGCCCCGTTCGTCGCGGTCACCGGCCTCGACGGCACCGAGGTCGCCAGTTACACCATCACCGGCCTGGACGCCGAGTCGGCCGTCGTCGCCCTGGAACTCTACCGACGGCAGGGCGCCTGGAAGGTGCGCGCCGTCGGCCAGGGCTACGCAGGCGGCCTCGCCGAACTCTTCGCCGACCAGGGCCTGTCCGAGGCCCACCAGCTCGCGGGCACGATCAACGAGGCGGTGGCTCAAGGCCTGGCCCGCTCGGTGCCCGCACCTCCGCAGCGCACGGCGGACGGCGACCGTACCCGCCAGGCCGCCGCACCGGCGCTCGGCCCCGACCAGGGCGGGCCCGCGCCCCAGGCCACCCCTGGTCACGCGATCCCGCAGCCCACGTCGCCGTACGGTCCACAGGGCACGCAGTCGGGGTATCCCGCGAACCCTTCCGCGGCCACCCAGCCGTCCGTTCCCCACGTCGGCAGCCCGGTCGACTACAGCCACCCCGGGCGGCAGAACGCCGCACCGCCTCCGCCCCCGCCGACCGCGCCTCAGGCCCCGCCCGGGCAGCCCGCGCAGCCCGTCGCGGGCGACGCCACCGGCTGGTCGATGGACGAACGGCTGTACAACCAGGTGTGGGGCATGTTCGAGGACCTGGCCCGGACCGCGGCCGCGTACCGCAGCGCCGTCGACTTCGCCGACTCACGCATGGAGAAGGAGCTCGACCAGGCCCTGTCCGACCCGCGCAGCAGGATCGGTGGACAGGGTGACGCCGCCCGCGAGGCGGCCCGGGTCAAGCACGCGCAACTCGTCGACCAGGCCCGCCAGGCCCTGGACCGGGACCTCGCCCAGCTGGCCGCCGAGTCCGATGTCGTCGAGCCCGCGCTGCCGCCCGCGTACGCACGCTGGGACAACCCCGTCTGGCACGCCTACCGGGTGCCGATGGAGATCCCCATGGCCCTGCGCCTGGGCGACCTGTACCTGCCCGAGAGCGAGCTGCTGCGCATCCCCATGCTGGTCCGCCTGCCGCTCGAACGCGGTCTGTGGATCGACAGTGGACGCACCGGATCACTCGACGAGTCGTACGCGGACGCCCACGCACCTGGACGCCTCGCGATGGACACGGCGGTGGCGCTGGCGGTCCGGCTGCTCGCGGTCTACCCGGCGGGCGAGTTCGCCGTGCACGTCATCGACCCGGCCGGCTCCGGGGCTCAGGCGCTCGCGCCGCTGGTGCGGACCGGCCTGCTCGCCTCACCACCTGCCCCGGGTGCGGCAGGGGTGTCGGACGTCCTGACCCGGCTCACCCAGCGCGTCGACCTGGTGCAGATGGCGGTGCGCGGTGGTGCGGCAGACTCGCTGCCGCCCGGCTTCGACACCGCCGAACAGCTCCTGATCGTCAACGACTTCCCGCACGGCTTCGACGACCGTGCCGTGACCCAGCTACGCTATCTCGCGGACGAGGGCCCGGCCGTCGGCGTCCACCTGATGATGGTCGCGGACCGCGAGGAGGCCGCCGGATACGGGCCTTTGCTCGACCCCCTGTGGCGTTCGCTGATGCGACTCACACCGCTGCCCGACGACCACCTCGCCGACCCGTGGGTCGGCCATGCCTGGACGTACGAGCCGGCGCTCGTGCCGCCCGGCAGTCAGGTGCTCCAGCAGGTGCTCAGTCAGATCGCGCAGGGCCGCACCAAGTACATGTGA
- a CDS encoding MHYT domain-containing protein produces MQGTVDGFSYGLVTPLVAFLMASLGGALGLRCTTRSMVVSHSWRPGWLALGSAAIASGIWTMHFVAMMGFKVKQAPIHYDRAMTFASLGVAIVMVGIGIFIVGYKGAKGTALFTGGTITGLGIASMHYLGMAGMRLNGQLEYNTVTVAVSVVIAMVAATAALWAAGQVRGFLWSVGASLVMGLAVSGMHYTGMAALSVHLHGTGAPAAGASPAALLWPMLVGPLAFLLLAGVVVMFDPLMVMGKPDWTPVEHKPGVPAHPAVHHPAHRPPLRPVRQPGRSGSRTPQNR; encoded by the coding sequence ATGCAAGGCACGGTCGACGGATTCAGCTACGGACTCGTCACACCGCTGGTGGCCTTTCTCATGGCCTCCCTCGGCGGCGCTCTGGGCCTGCGCTGCACCACCAGATCCATGGTCGTCTCGCACTCCTGGCGGCCCGGCTGGCTGGCCCTCGGTTCGGCGGCCATCGCTTCCGGCATATGGACCATGCACTTCGTCGCGATGATGGGGTTCAAGGTCAAACAGGCGCCCATCCACTACGACAGAGCGATGACGTTCGCCAGTCTCGGAGTCGCCATCGTCATGGTGGGAATCGGCATATTCATCGTCGGCTACAAGGGCGCGAAAGGTACGGCCCTGTTCACCGGAGGCACGATCACCGGCCTGGGTATCGCCTCGATGCACTATTTGGGCATGGCCGGAATGCGCCTGAACGGACAGCTGGAGTACAACACGGTGACCGTCGCCGTCTCCGTCGTCATAGCGATGGTGGCCGCGACCGCCGCTCTGTGGGCGGCCGGGCAGGTCAGGGGCTTCCTGTGGAGCGTGGGCGCGAGCCTCGTCATGGGCCTCGCCGTCAGCGGCATGCACTACACGGGCATGGCGGCCCTCAGCGTCCACCTCCACGGCACGGGGGCACCCGCCGCCGGCGCATCGCCCGCCGCGCTGCTGTGGCCCATGCTCGTCGGCCCGCTCGCCTTCCTCCTGCTCGCGGGGGTGGTCGTGATGTTCGACCCGCTGATGGTCATGGGGAAACCCGACTGGACCCCCGTCGAGCACAAGCCGGGCGTCCCGGCCCATCCGGCGGTCCACCACCCGGCCCACCGCCCCCCGCTCCGCCCGGTCCGGCAGCCCGGCCGGAGCGGCTCCCGCACCCCGCAGAACCGCTGA
- a CDS encoding TerD family protein produces the protein MTVNMTKGQAISLQKNDGGSLTAVRMGLGWQAAPRRGLFGSRTREIDLDASAVLFADKQPVDVVFFRHLVSDDGSVRHTGDNLVGGVGQGGDDEAILVDLARIPVHIDQIVFTVNSFTGQTFQEVQNAFCRLVDETNGQELARYTLAGGGAYTAQIMAKVHRSGPGWTMTALGTPANGRTFQDLMPSILPHL, from the coding sequence GTGACCGTCAACATGACCAAGGGTCAGGCCATCAGTCTGCAGAAGAACGACGGAGGCAGCCTGACCGCGGTGCGCATGGGTCTCGGCTGGCAGGCGGCTCCCCGGCGCGGCCTGTTCGGCTCGCGCACGCGGGAGATCGACCTGGACGCCTCCGCGGTCCTGTTCGCGGACAAGCAGCCGGTCGACGTCGTCTTCTTCCGCCACCTGGTGAGCGACGACGGCTCCGTGCGCCACACCGGTGACAACCTCGTGGGCGGTGTCGGCCAGGGCGGCGACGACGAGGCGATCCTCGTCGACCTGGCGCGCATCCCGGTCCACATCGACCAGATCGTCTTCACCGTGAACTCCTTCACGGGCCAGACCTTCCAGGAAGTGCAGAACGCGTTCTGCCGTCTGGTCGACGAGACCAACGGCCAGGAGCTGGCCCGCTACACGCTGGCGGGCGGTGGCGCCTACACGGCCCAGATCATGGCGAAGGTGCACCGCTCGGGCCCGGGCTGGACGATGACCGCGCTCGGCACCCCGGCCAACGGCCGCACCTTCCAGGATCTGATGCCGTCGATCCTGCCGCACCTGTAG
- a CDS encoding MFS transporter: protein MRRLAAASLAGTAIEFYDFFVYGTAAALFLGPLFFPAFSPVAGTLAAFATFGVGFVARPLGSVLFGHIGDRRGRRPVLVGSLLLTGASTVAVGCVPTYESIGVAAPLLLLVLRFLQGLGLGGEWGGAVLLTAEHAPAERRALWSSFPQVGPALGFLLANGVVLALSATLPEAQFAQWGWRVPFWAAGVLAAVGLWLRSSLAESPSFLDIDDHARVPLVEVVREHWRLVLLTAGALSVGYAIFYSVTTWSLAYGTERLGVSRTVMLTCIMAAVVVKGALTPVAALLGDRYGRRPMCLAGCAAAVLWMFPTVALLATGEPLLMFTGFLGALIAFITMFGVIAAYLPELYEPRVRCTGAAVGYNLGGVLGGALTPIAATALAEHGGRVPWGVGAYLTAIALLSLGCFALLPETRPVPVAVAKPVMD from the coding sequence ATGCGGCGGCTCGCGGCCGCCTCGCTCGCCGGGACGGCCATCGAGTTCTACGACTTCTTCGTCTACGGGACCGCCGCGGCGCTGTTCCTGGGGCCGCTGTTCTTCCCGGCGTTCTCGCCGGTGGCGGGGACGCTCGCCGCCTTTGCCACGTTCGGTGTGGGATTCGTGGCGAGGCCACTGGGTTCGGTGCTCTTCGGGCACATCGGGGACCGGCGCGGACGCCGGCCGGTCCTCGTCGGCTCGCTGCTGCTGACCGGCGCCTCCACGGTCGCGGTCGGCTGCGTGCCGACGTACGAGTCGATCGGTGTGGCCGCGCCGTTGCTGCTGCTCGTGCTGCGTTTTCTGCAGGGGCTGGGGCTCGGTGGGGAGTGGGGCGGGGCCGTGCTGCTCACCGCTGAGCACGCGCCCGCCGAACGGCGCGCACTGTGGTCGAGCTTCCCGCAGGTCGGACCCGCCCTCGGGTTTCTGCTCGCCAACGGTGTGGTGTTGGCGCTGTCGGCGACACTGCCCGAGGCGCAGTTCGCCCAGTGGGGATGGCGTGTGCCGTTCTGGGCGGCGGGGGTGCTGGCCGCGGTGGGGCTGTGGCTGCGGTCCTCGCTCGCCGAGAGTCCCAGCTTCCTGGATATCGACGACCACGCGCGCGTGCCGCTCGTGGAGGTCGTGCGCGAGCACTGGCGGCTCGTCCTGCTGACGGCCGGGGCGCTCTCGGTCGGCTACGCGATCTTCTACTCCGTGACGACCTGGTCCCTCGCGTACGGGACGGAGCGACTCGGAGTGAGCCGTACCGTCATGCTGACCTGCATCATGGCCGCGGTGGTGGTGAAGGGCGCGCTCACGCCGGTCGCCGCCCTGCTCGGAGACCGCTACGGACGGCGTCCCATGTGCCTGGCCGGCTGCGCCGCTGCCGTCCTGTGGATGTTTCCCACGGTCGCGCTCCTCGCGACGGGTGAGCCGCTCCTGATGTTCACGGGCTTCCTGGGTGCGCTGATCGCGTTCATCACGATGTTCGGAGTCATCGCCGCGTATCTGCCCGAGTTGTACGAGCCACGGGTGCGCTGCACGGGAGCGGCGGTCGGCTACAACCTCGGCGGGGTGCTCGGGGGTGCGCTCACGCCGATCGCGGCGACGGCGCTCGCCGAGCACGGGGGCCGGGTGCCGTGGGGCGTGGGCGCGTATCTGACGGCGATCGCGCTGCTGAGCCTGGGCTGTTTCGCGCTGCTGCCCGAGACGCGACCGGTACCGGTGGCCGTCGCGAAGCCGGTCATGGATTGA
- a CDS encoding calcium:proton antiporter: MIARLRSLTTQWTSVVPALAVVLLAFTWGRDLPGAVVALVTLVLAGAVLAAVHHAEVVAHRVGEPFGSLVLAIAVTVIEVALIVTLMVDGGDKSSTLARDTVFAAVMITCNGIVGICLLVASLRHGLAVFNPEGTGAAVATVATLATLSLVLPTFTTSKPGPEFSGVQLTFAAISSLILYGLFVATQTVRHRDYFLPITRQGEVITADDHADAPSARTAWTSLGLLGLALIGVVGLAKGVSPTIESGVEDAGLHQAVVGVIIALLVLLPETIAALRSARRDRVQTSLNLALGSAMASIGLTVPAVALASVWLSGPLVLGLGSTYMVLLALTVVVSSLTVVPGRATPLQGGVHLVLFAAYLELAINP, translated from the coding sequence ATGATCGCTCGGCTGAGGTCGCTCACGACACAGTGGACGTCCGTCGTGCCGGCTCTCGCGGTCGTCCTGCTGGCCTTCACCTGGGGGCGTGACCTGCCCGGCGCGGTCGTCGCCCTCGTGACACTCGTCCTCGCGGGCGCGGTGCTGGCGGCCGTCCATCATGCCGAGGTGGTCGCCCACCGGGTCGGCGAACCCTTCGGCTCCCTCGTGCTCGCCATCGCGGTCACGGTCATCGAGGTCGCCCTGATCGTCACCCTCATGGTGGACGGCGGCGACAAGAGCTCGACCCTGGCCCGGGACACCGTCTTCGCAGCCGTGATGATCACCTGCAACGGCATCGTCGGCATCTGCCTCCTCGTCGCCTCACTCCGGCACGGCCTGGCGGTCTTCAACCCCGAGGGCACCGGCGCCGCCGTCGCGACCGTCGCCACCCTGGCCACGCTCAGCCTGGTGCTGCCGACGTTCACCACGAGCAAGCCGGGCCCGGAGTTCTCGGGCGTACAGCTCACCTTCGCCGCGATCTCCTCGCTGATCCTCTACGGCCTGTTCGTCGCGACCCAGACCGTGCGGCACCGCGACTACTTCCTGCCCATCACCCGTCAGGGCGAGGTGATCACGGCGGACGACCACGCCGACGCGCCGTCCGCCCGCACCGCCTGGACCAGTCTCGGGCTGCTCGGCCTGGCACTGATCGGCGTGGTCGGGCTGGCCAAGGGAGTGTCGCCGACCATCGAGTCCGGGGTGGAGGACGCCGGACTGCACCAGGCCGTCGTGGGCGTGATCATCGCCCTGCTGGTCCTGCTGCCCGAGACCATCGCCGCCCTGCGCTCCGCCCGCCGGGACCGGGTGCAGACCAGCCTGAACCTCGCCCTCGGCTCCGCCATGGCCAGCATCGGCCTGACCGTCCCAGCGGTGGCCCTGGCGTCCGTCTGGCTCTCCGGCCCGCTCGTCCTCGGCCTCGGCTCCACGTACATGGTGCTGCTCGCGCTGACCGTGGTGGTCAGCTCCCTGACCGTGGTGCCGGGCCGGGCCACGCCGCTGCAGGGAGGCGTCCATCTGGTGCTGTTCGCCGCCTACTTGGAGCTGGCGATCAATCCATGA
- the uvrB gene encoding excinuclease ABC subunit UvrB, whose amino-acid sequence MRPVSNIERTVAPFEVVSPYQPSGDQPTAIAELAKRIEAGEKDVVLLGATGTGKSATTAWMIEKLQRPTLVMAPNKTLAAQLANEFRELLPNNAVEYFVSYYDYYQPEAYVPQSDTYIEKDSSINEEVERLRHSATNSLLTRRDVIVVASVSCIYGLGTPQEYVDRMVPLRVGDEIDRDQLLRRFVDIQYTRNDTAFTRGTFRVRGDTIEIFPVYEELAVRIEMFGDEVEALSTLHPLTGEIISDDQQLYIFPATHYVAGPERLERAANDIEKELGERLAELEKQGKLLEAQRLRMRTTYDLEMLRQIGSCSGVENYSMHFDGRSPGSPPNTLLDYFPDDFLLVIDESHNTVPQIGAMYEGDASRKRTLVDHGFRLPSALDNRPLKWEEFQERIGQTVYLSATPGKYELSRGDGAVEQIIRPTGLIDPEVVVKPTEGQIDDLVHEIRTRTEKDERVLVTTLTKKMAEDLTDYFLELGIQVRYLHSDVDTLRRVELLRELRSGEFDVLVGINLLREGLDLPEVSLVAILDADKEGFLRSGTSLIQTIGRAARNVSGQVHMYADKITPAMEKAIDETNRRREKQVAYNTANGIDPQPLRKKINDIVAQIAREDVDTEQLLGSGYRKLKEGKGAKAPVPALGGKAAGGAKSAKGKAKETVPTDRPAAELAEQIEEMTARMRAAAADLQFEIAARLRDEVSEMKKELRQMREAGLA is encoded by the coding sequence ATGCGGCCCGTTTCCAACATCGAACGCACGGTGGCGCCCTTCGAGGTCGTCAGCCCCTACCAGCCCAGCGGCGACCAGCCGACGGCCATCGCCGAGCTGGCCAAACGCATCGAGGCAGGCGAGAAGGACGTCGTCCTGCTGGGCGCGACCGGCACCGGCAAGTCCGCCACCACCGCGTGGATGATCGAGAAGCTCCAGCGCCCCACGCTCGTGATGGCGCCGAACAAGACCCTGGCCGCCCAGCTGGCGAACGAGTTCAGAGAACTCCTGCCGAACAACGCAGTCGAGTACTTCGTCTCGTACTACGACTACTACCAGCCCGAGGCCTACGTCCCCCAGTCGGACACCTACATCGAGAAGGACTCCTCGATCAACGAGGAGGTCGAGCGCCTGCGCCACTCCGCGACCAACTCGCTGCTCACCCGCCGTGACGTCATCGTGGTCGCCTCGGTCTCCTGCATCTACGGCCTCGGTACCCCGCAGGAGTACGTGGACCGCATGGTCCCCCTCAGGGTCGGCGACGAGATCGACCGGGACCAGCTGCTGCGCCGTTTCGTCGACATCCAGTACACGCGCAACGACACGGCGTTCACGCGCGGCACCTTCCGCGTCCGCGGCGACACCATCGAGATCTTCCCGGTTTACGAGGAACTCGCCGTCCGCATCGAGATGTTCGGCGACGAGGTCGAGGCACTCTCCACGCTCCACCCGCTGACCGGCGAGATCATCAGCGACGACCAGCAGCTGTACATCTTCCCGGCCACCCACTACGTAGCGGGCCCCGAGCGCCTGGAGCGGGCCGCCAACGACATCGAGAAGGAGCTCGGCGAGCGCCTGGCCGAGCTGGAGAAGCAGGGCAAGCTCCTGGAGGCCCAGCGCCTGCGGATGCGCACGACGTACGACCTCGAGATGCTCCGCCAGATCGGCTCCTGCTCGGGCGTCGAGAACTACTCGATGCACTTCGACGGCCGCTCGCCCGGCTCCCCGCCCAACACACTCCTGGACTACTTCCCGGACGACTTCCTGCTCGTCATCGACGAGTCACACAACACCGTGCCGCAGATCGGCGCCATGTACGAGGGCGACGCCTCCCGCAAGCGCACCCTCGTCGACCACGGCTTCCGCCTGCCCTCGGCCCTCGACAACCGTCCCCTGAAGTGGGAGGAGTTCCAGGAGCGCATCGGGCAGACGGTCTATCTGTCGGCGACCCCGGGCAAGTACGAACTCTCACGCGGCGACGGCGCCGTCGAGCAGATCATCCGCCCCACCGGCCTGATCGACCCGGAGGTCGTGGTCAAGCCCACCGAGGGGCAGATCGACGACCTGGTGCACGAGATCCGGACGCGTACCGAGAAGGACGAGCGCGTCCTGGTCACCACCCTCACCAAGAAGATGGCCGAGGACCTCACGGACTACTTCCTGGAGCTCGGCATCCAGGTCCGCTATCTGCACAGCGACGTCGACACCCTGCGCCGCGTCGAGCTGCTGCGCGAACTGCGCTCCGGCGAGTTCGACGTCCTGGTCGGCATCAACCTCCTGCGAGAGGGCCTCGACCTGCCCGAGGTGTCCTTGGTGGCCATCCTCGACGCCGACAAGGAGGGCTTCCTGCGCTCCGGCACGTCCCTGATCCAGACCATCGGCCGCGCGGCGCGCAACGTCTCCGGCCAAGTCCACATGTACGCCGACAAGATCACCCCGGCGATGGAGAAGGCCATCGACGAGACCAACCGCCGCCGGGAGAAGCAGGTCGCGTACAACACGGCGAACGGCATCGACCCTCAGCCTCTCCGCAAGAAGATCAACGACATCGTCGCGCAGATCGCCCGCGAGGACGTCGACACCGAACAGCTGCTCGGCTCCGGCTACCGCAAGCTCAAGGAGGGCAAGGGCGCCAAGGCACCCGTGCCCGCCCTCGGCGGCAAGGCGGCCGGCGGTGCCAAGTCCGCCAAGGGCAAGGCCAAGGAGACGGTCCCGACCGACCGGCCCGCGGCCGAACTCGCCGAGCAGATCGAGGAGATGACGGCGCGTATGCGGGCCGCGGCCGCCGACCTCCAGTTCGAGATCGCGGCCCGGCTGCGCGACGAGGTCTCCGAGATGAAGAAGGAACTGCGTCAGATGAGGGAGGCGGGCCTGGCCTGA
- a CDS encoding glycerophosphodiester phosphodiesterase → MHARAVAAITAALLGTAALLLPGSAARAGDVGVRPLVIGHRGAAAYAPENTLASIDKAAELGITWVENDVQRTKDGQLVVIHDDSLQRTTDVEQVFPDRAPWKVKDFTAAEIARLDAGSWFGPGFGCAHVPTLTQYMRRVEHNHQKLLLEIKNPDLYPGIEGQTLKVLGNEGWLDRQHLADRLIVQSFSADSLRIVHDLKPAVRTGFLGTPRVSELPGYASFTDGINPSYGSISRGYVAAVHAVTGPHGRPLAVFAWTVDDADTARRVARYGVDGLITDKPDVVRAALQAP, encoded by the coding sequence ATGCACGCGCGCGCAGTCGCCGCCATCACCGCCGCGCTCCTGGGGACCGCTGCCCTTCTGCTGCCCGGCTCCGCCGCCCGGGCGGGCGACGTCGGAGTGCGGCCCCTGGTCATCGGCCACCGAGGGGCAGCCGCCTACGCGCCCGAGAACACACTGGCCTCCATCGACAAGGCGGCCGAGCTGGGCATCACCTGGGTCGAGAACGATGTCCAGCGCACCAAGGACGGCCAGCTCGTCGTCATCCACGACGACAGCCTGCAGCGCACCACGGACGTCGAGCAGGTGTTCCCCGACCGGGCGCCCTGGAAGGTGAAGGACTTCACCGCTGCCGAGATCGCACGCCTCGACGCGGGCAGCTGGTTCGGCCCCGGGTTCGGGTGCGCGCACGTGCCGACGCTGACGCAGTACATGCGCCGCGTCGAGCACAACCACCAGAAGCTGCTGCTGGAGATCAAGAACCCCGACCTGTACCCGGGCATCGAGGGGCAGACCCTGAAGGTCCTCGGCAACGAGGGCTGGCTCGACCGGCAGCACCTCGCCGACCGGCTGATCGTGCAGAGCTTCAGCGCGGACAGCCTGCGGATCGTCCATGACCTCAAACCCGCCGTCAGGACGGGCTTCCTCGGCACACCGCGCGTCTCGGAACTGCCCGGGTACGCGAGCTTCACCGACGGGATCAACCCGTCCTACGGCTCGATCTCGCGGGGTTACGTCGCCGCCGTGCACGCCGTGACGGGACCGCACGGCCGGCCGCTCGCCGTCTTCGCCTGGACCGTCGACGACGCGGACACCGCCCGCCGGGTCGCCCGGTACGGCGTGGACGGCCTCATCACCGACAAGCCGGATGTGGTCAGGGCCGCCCTGCAGGCCCCCTGA
- a CDS encoding TerC/Alx family metal homeostasis membrane protein: MNVSPTLWVLTIVGLAALIAVDFFIGRKPHDVSIKEAGIWTVVWIALAGLFGLGLLVFGGGQAGGEFFAGFITEKSLSVDNLFVFVLIMAKFAVPSQYQQRVLLVGVLIALVLRAIFIAAGAAILASFAWVFYLFGAFLIWTAWKLIQEARADEEDEEFEENKLLKAVERRFGVADRYHGTKLWIAQNGKRVMTPMLVVMLAIGTTDVLFALDSIPAIFGLTQDPYIVFTANAFALMGLRQLYFLIGGLLRKLVHLSYGLSIILGFIGVKLVLHALHESGVHVPEIGIPFSLGFIVLVLAITTITSLRASKKQAAAEAAQAESEGAPKDSIQA, from the coding sequence GTGAATGTTTCCCCGACCCTGTGGGTCCTGACCATCGTGGGCCTTGCCGCCCTCATCGCGGTCGACTTCTTCATCGGCCGCAAGCCGCACGACGTCTCGATCAAGGAAGCCGGGATCTGGACGGTCGTCTGGATCGCCCTCGCCGGGCTCTTCGGGCTCGGCCTGCTCGTCTTCGGAGGCGGCCAGGCGGGTGGTGAGTTCTTCGCGGGCTTCATCACCGAGAAGTCGCTGAGCGTCGACAACCTCTTCGTGTTCGTGCTGATCATGGCGAAGTTCGCCGTGCCGTCCCAGTACCAGCAGCGGGTCCTGCTCGTCGGTGTCCTCATAGCCCTGGTACTGCGGGCGATCTTCATCGCCGCCGGAGCGGCGATCCTCGCCAGCTTCGCCTGGGTCTTCTACCTCTTCGGCGCCTTCCTGATCTGGACGGCCTGGAAGCTCATCCAGGAGGCCAGGGCCGACGAGGAGGACGAGGAGTTCGAGGAGAACAAGCTGCTGAAGGCCGTCGAGCGCCGCTTCGGCGTCGCCGACCGCTACCACGGCACCAAGCTGTGGATCGCCCAGAACGGCAAGCGGGTCATGACGCCGATGCTGGTCGTGATGCTCGCGATCGGCACCACCGACGTCCTGTTCGCGCTCGACTCGATCCCCGCGATCTTCGGTCTGACCCAGGACCCCTACATCGTGTTCACGGCGAACGCGTTCGCGCTGATGGGCCTCAGGCAGCTGTACTTCCTCATCGGCGGACTGCTGAGGAAGCTGGTCCACCTCAGTTACGGCCTGTCGATCATCCTGGGCTTCATCGGCGTGAAGCTGGTACTGCACGCGCTGCACGAGTCGGGGGTCCACGTCCCCGAGATCGGCATCCCGTTCTCACTCGGCTTCATCGTGCTCGTCCTGGCGATCACCACGATCACCAGCCTCAGGGCGTCCAAGAAGCAGGCGGCGGCCGAGGCGGCGCAGGCGGAGAGCGAAGGCGCTCCGAAGGACAGCATCCAGGCCTGA